In one Neobacillus sp. WH10 genomic region, the following are encoded:
- a CDS encoding biotin/lipoate A/B protein ligase family protein — translation MKKEVWRFIDSGNCSPSFNMALDEALLDWHSEGKIPPVIRFYGWNPPTLSVGYFQKVEKEIDMEAVKAHELGFVRRPTGGRGVLHEHELTYSVIVSEDHPEMPKSVTEAYRVISEGILKGFHHLGLEAYFAVPKTAEERDALKNPRSAVCFDAPSWYELVVEGRKVAGSAQTRQKGVILQHGSILLDLDEDKLFSLFKYPNERVKERMKKAFKDKAVAINSISPRRITLEEAKEAFYKGFAEGLNIDLEPYQLTEEEIAYVQKIAKERYESDEWNYKR, via the coding sequence ATGAAAAAAGAAGTTTGGCGATTTATAGACTCTGGAAATTGTTCACCATCCTTTAATATGGCGTTAGATGAAGCATTGCTGGATTGGCATAGCGAGGGGAAAATCCCCCCGGTAATTCGCTTCTATGGCTGGAATCCGCCGACCCTGTCTGTCGGTTATTTTCAAAAGGTTGAAAAAGAAATTGACATGGAGGCAGTGAAAGCACACGAGCTAGGGTTTGTCAGGAGACCTACAGGTGGACGTGGCGTCCTCCACGAACATGAGCTTACTTACAGTGTCATTGTTTCAGAAGACCACCCGGAAATGCCAAAATCCGTTACCGAGGCCTATCGTGTCATTTCGGAAGGGATTTTAAAAGGTTTTCACCATTTAGGTCTTGAAGCCTATTTTGCTGTGCCAAAAACAGCAGAAGAACGAGACGCGTTGAAAAATCCCCGCTCTGCTGTCTGCTTTGATGCCCCGAGCTGGTATGAGCTTGTTGTGGAAGGCAGAAAGGTAGCAGGAAGTGCGCAAACAAGACAGAAAGGAGTTATTCTACAGCACGGGTCGATTCTATTGGATTTGGATGAGGACAAGCTGTTTAGTTTGTTCAAATATCCAAATGAACGGGTAAAGGAACGGATGAAGAAGGCATTTAAGGATAAGGCGGTTGCCATCAACTCAATTAGCCCAAGAAGGATTACCCTTGAGGAGGCAAAAGAGGCATTTTATAAGGGATTTGCTGAGGGACTGAATATTGATCTTGAACCATATCAACTAACGGAAGAAGAAATCGCCTACGTTCAAAAAATAGCTAAAGAGCGATATGAAAGTGATGAATGGAATTATAAAAGGTAG
- a CDS encoding rhodanese-like domain-containing protein encodes MSSLYVLLIILAAVIIYSVFTYFYQKRIVKTVKEEEFRAGYRKAQLIDVREPNEFDGGHILGARNIPMSQIKMRMKEIRPDMPVYLYCQSGLRSARAAQFLHKKGYKDLTQLEGGFKKWTGKVKAKK; translated from the coding sequence TTGAGTTCACTTTATGTTTTGTTAATCATTCTCGCAGCAGTTATCATCTACTCCGTTTTCACCTATTTCTATCAAAAGAGGATTGTTAAAACGGTAAAAGAAGAAGAATTCCGTGCTGGATACAGAAAGGCACAACTAATAGATGTTCGTGAACCGAATGAGTTCGATGGCGGCCATATTTTAGGAGCACGTAATATCCCGATGTCGCAAATAAAAATGCGAATGAAGGAAATCCGCCCTGACATGCCAGTTTACCTGTATTGCCAAAGCGGTTTACGGAGTGCGCGTGCTGCGCAATTTTTACACAAAAAGGGCTATAAAGACCTTACCCAGCTTGAAGGCGGGTTTAAAAAATGGACAGGTAAAGTAAAAGCAAAAAAATAA